In Chitinispirillum alkaliphilum, a genomic segment contains:
- a CDS encoding rhomboid family serine protease: protein MFPLRDENPTFRTSFLTFIIIGLNVAVWIFIQGMGREPHVSRSICRFGLIAGELLGTVNEGTRITISRDTQCVIGEPNWFTVFSSMFLHGGWFHLIGNMWFLYVFGDNIEDSTSRVKFVFFFLLCGLAASAAQMLSNPASPVPMVGASGAISGVMGAYAVLYPKAPVHMLIFLGFFITRIVIPAYLLLGYWFLIQFLGALPALTGESNGGGIAFWAHIGGFIAGVILIPFFQNKNQVHLHREALEERWRWRDEG from the coding sequence ATGTTTCCATTAAGAGATGAAAACCCTACTTTCCGCACCTCTTTTCTTACATTCATTATAATAGGGCTCAACGTAGCCGTATGGATATTTATTCAGGGCATGGGTCGTGAGCCGCATGTAAGCCGCTCGATTTGCAGATTTGGTCTCATTGCCGGGGAGCTTCTTGGCACGGTCAATGAGGGGACACGGATCACAATCAGCCGCGACACTCAATGTGTAATCGGTGAACCAAACTGGTTTACGGTATTCTCATCGATGTTTCTTCATGGGGGTTGGTTTCATTTAATCGGTAATATGTGGTTTCTGTATGTGTTCGGGGATAATATCGAGGACTCCACCAGCAGAGTGAAATTTGTCTTTTTCTTTTTACTGTGTGGTTTGGCGGCAAGCGCAGCTCAAATGCTTTCAAATCCCGCCAGCCCTGTTCCGATGGTGGGAGCTTCCGGGGCGATAAGCGGGGTTATGGGTGCATATGCAGTTCTCTATCCCAAGGCACCTGTTCACATGCTGATCTTTCTGGGATTTTTCATAACACGGATAGTCATCCCCGCATACCTTCTTCTTGGCTACTGGTTTCTTATACAGTTCCTTGGTGCACTTCCTGCCCTCACCGGCGAATCCAATGGAGGAGGGATAGCATTCTGGGCCCATATAGGCGGGTTCATCGCCGGAGTGATACTCATACCCTTCTTTCAAAACAAAAACCAGGTACATCTTCACCGGGAAGCGCTGGAGGAGCGGTGGCGATGGCGGGATGAGGGTTGA
- a CDS encoding GDP-mannose 4,6-dehydratase yields MKKKALITGITGQDGSYLAELLLEKGYEVHGMIRRASYFNRSRIDHLYKDPHGKNTSLFLHYGDMSDSSNMNRMVERIEPDEIYNLAAQSHVRVSFEVPEYTADVDATGTLRLLDAIKESGISTRFYQASTSELYGKVQQIPQNEKTPFYPRSPYGVAKLYAYWIVVNYREAYNLHASNGILFNHESPRRGENFVTRKITLGASAIKAGKQECLYMGNLDAKRDWGYAPDYVEAMWLMLQQDTPDDYVIATGQMHTVREFIEKAFLALGIRVGWKGKGEKELGIDTETGKTIVRIDPKYYRPAEVELLLGDPSKAKNKLAWKPRVCFDELVEIMIKTDYNNIRCK; encoded by the coding sequence ATGAAGAAAAAAGCACTTATAACCGGTATCACTGGTCAGGATGGTTCCTATCTTGCAGAACTTCTGCTTGAAAAGGGGTATGAAGTTCACGGAATGATTCGCAGAGCAAGTTATTTCAACCGCAGCCGTATCGATCATCTGTATAAAGACCCCCACGGAAAGAACACCAGCCTTTTTCTTCATTACGGAGATATGTCCGACAGCAGTAATATGAACCGAATGGTTGAGAGGATAGAGCCCGATGAGATCTACAATCTTGCCGCACAGTCTCATGTCCGGGTGTCCTTTGAGGTTCCAGAGTACACTGCGGATGTCGATGCAACCGGAACGCTGCGTCTTCTGGATGCCATAAAGGAAAGCGGTATAAGCACCAGATTTTATCAGGCATCAACATCAGAGCTGTATGGAAAAGTGCAGCAGATACCCCAGAACGAAAAAACCCCCTTCTACCCCAGGTCCCCTTACGGGGTTGCAAAACTCTACGCCTACTGGATCGTGGTCAATTACAGGGAGGCCTACAATCTCCACGCCTCCAATGGCATCCTGTTCAATCATGAATCCCCTCGCAGGGGTGAAAATTTTGTCACACGCAAAATCACTCTCGGCGCATCTGCAATAAAGGCGGGAAAACAGGAGTGCCTCTATATGGGAAATCTGGATGCCAAACGGGACTGGGGATATGCCCCCGACTATGTTGAGGCGATGTGGCTGATGCTTCAGCAGGATACACCCGACGATTATGTCATAGCCACAGGGCAGATGCATACAGTCAGGGAATTTATCGAAAAAGCATTCCTTGCTCTTGGCATAAGGGTCGGCTGGAAAGGGAAGGGTGAAAAGGAGCTGGGTATAGATACTGAGACGGGGAAAACGATTGTAAGGATCGATCCCAAGTACTACAGACCTGCAGAGGTAGAGCTTCTCCTTGGGGATCCCTCCAAGGCGAAAAACAAGCTCGCCTGGAAACCAAGGGTGTGCTTTGATGAATTGGTGGAGATTATGATTAAAACCGATTACAATAACATACGGTGTAAGTAG